One segment of Bacillus alkalisoli DNA contains the following:
- a CDS encoding reverse transcriptase domain-containing protein — MKGEYACKGFFNRVIGYDYIPLLALPNMNKKKYRVKGYKHLDNKKSIEKVKGKIQNPRWVAKHGFYPFMHFEIKFQKYSRKEKQPKEKVRKIFYASHIDSFIYKYYGDKLNNHYNSVVDKLGINEVATAYRNSFSGKSNINFAKEVIDFIKVQKSAYIFVADFTNFFDTLDHRYLKEKIRYVLDKDTLPDDYYNVFKNITRFSYFIKDSIEAELKTKYTESEIKNSYKYFTEEEFRAFKYKNIYKNSKNYGIPQGAGISSVCSNIYLLDFDEKIEKYVKKQKGMYRRYCDDLIIVIPIEGEVQDYNYQIHQKIVDDIKEQIPNLEIQPEKTGNYFYSDNQITDLEFNETKLDYLGFSFNGKEVRIREKSLFKYYTRTYRKVRICNRKSKEFGRKSYRRELYKNYTHLGKSKKGHGNFLSYTERAQRIFDENSNTVNLMETQVKNHWKRIKSRLEEPK, encoded by the coding sequence TTGAAAGGAGAGTATGCTTGCAAGGGTTTCTTTAATAGAGTAATAGGCTACGATTACATACCCTTGCTAGCTCTGCCAAATATGAATAAAAAAAAGTATCGTGTAAAGGGTTATAAGCATCTTGATAATAAAAAATCAATTGAAAAAGTCAAGGGTAAAATCCAGAATCCTCGATGGGTTGCTAAACATGGATTTTATCCGTTTATGCATTTTGAAATTAAATTTCAAAAGTATAGTAGGAAAGAAAAACAACCAAAAGAAAAAGTGCGTAAAATTTTTTATGCCTCTCACATTGATAGCTTTATATATAAGTACTATGGAGACAAGCTAAATAACCACTATAATTCTGTTGTAGATAAACTAGGTATTAATGAAGTTGCGACGGCATATAGAAATAGTTTTTCTGGAAAAAGCAATATTAACTTCGCTAAAGAAGTTATTGATTTTATAAAAGTGCAGAAAAGTGCATATATTTTTGTTGCTGACTTTACTAATTTCTTTGATACATTAGACCATAGGTATCTTAAAGAGAAAATCCGATATGTTCTAGACAAGGATACACTACCTGACGATTATTATAATGTCTTCAAGAATATAACAAGATTTAGTTACTTTATTAAAGATTCTATAGAAGCAGAATTAAAGACTAAGTACACTGAAAGTGAAATTAAAAATAGTTATAAATATTTCACAGAAGAGGAATTCAGAGCCTTTAAGTATAAAAATATTTACAAGAATTCTAAGAACTATGGAATTCCTCAAGGTGCAGGTATTAGTTCAGTTTGCTCTAATATTTATTTACTAGATTTTGATGAAAAAATTGAAAAGTATGTAAAAAAACAAAAGGGGATGTATAGAAGATATTGTGATGATTTAATTATAGTTATTCCTATTGAAGGAGAAGTCCAGGACTATAACTATCAAATTCACCAAAAAATTGTGGATGATATAAAAGAACAGATTCCAAATTTAGAAATACAACCCGAGAAAACAGGCAATTATTTTTATTCTGACAATCAGATTACAGATTTAGAATTTAATGAGACAAAATTAGACTATTTAGGGTTTAGTTTTAATGGGAAAGAAGTTCGAATTAGAGAAAAGAGTCTTTTTAAGTACTATACAAGAACATATCGTAAAGTAAGGATATGCAATCGGAAATCAAAAGAGTTTGGTCGTAAATCTTATAGGAGAGAGTTATATAAGAATTACACTCACTTGGGTAAGAGTAAGAAAGGACATGGGAATTTTCTTAGTTATACTGAGAGAGCACAAAGAATTTTTGATGAAAATTCTAATACAGTTAACCTTATGGAAACTCAAGTGAAAAATCATTGGAAGAGAATTAAGTCTCGTTTGGAAGAACCTAAATAA
- a CDS encoding type I restriction endonuclease subunit R, translating into MAYQSEAELEKNLHKQLVNQGYKAVKIADYEALLANFKHQLNLFNEHKLNGQPLSDIEFKRILTLIEGKSIYDSAKILRDKLLIEREDGTQLYVELLNTKDWCKNLFQVTTQTTVKGIYTNRYDVTVLINGLPLVQIELKRRGLDFKEAFNQIQRYRRHTFSGLYRFLQIFVVTNGIDTKYFSNSDYDIQFGFTFFWSDEENVLITNLQEFSQAFLQPCHLAKMISRYMVINDTDKALMVMRPYQVYAVEALVKRATETKNNGYIWHTTGSGKTLTSFKTGQILADEESIKKVFFLVDRRDLDSQTIQEFNKFQKGSVDRTEKTDILIEQIKDPMRSFIVTTIDKMNNAVKNPKYAELMAPYKQERVIFIIDECHRSQFGDMRKEIDRHFQNAQYFGFTGTPRFVENKSQDGRTTADLFEKCLHHYLIKDAIRDGNVLGFSVEYIRTFYANINEDDDTKVQAINTDEVWHDERRLNLIADHIVDNHIRRSKSKGYCALFAVDSIPTLIKYYDILKQKDHKLKIAGIYSYGQNEESDGTVEHSREALDRMIVDYNKMYNTDFSTETWDRYFSDVSKKVKHAQIDILLVVKMFLTGFDSKPLNTLYVDKNMVYHDLLQAYSRTNRVEKSTKPYGNIVCYRNLKEKTDDAIKLFSRTDNVDTVLMSSYDEYLKAFKEALVKLREIAVIPEEVDELEREEDKRKFIVAFKNVTKMLQRLQSFSDFEFDETELKISQQSYEDYKSKYFKVYEEFKRSDVPKESILHDIDFELELMHTDRINVSYILNLVANLNTEDQKEREKEIRFIKQELDHASDPKLRLKIELIKGFLDKVAPSLAPNESVIDAYNRYEEEMSEQELTSFAKEVDIEDSVLREQVSSYEYSNLIEKNAIMDSLSGSFLKKNKAIKHITSFIRDFTEKYGA; encoded by the coding sequence ATGGCATATCAGTCTGAAGCAGAACTAGAAAAAAATTTACATAAACAACTAGTAAATCAAGGCTACAAGGCGGTTAAGATTGCTGACTATGAAGCATTATTAGCCAATTTCAAGCATCAACTAAATTTATTCAACGAACATAAACTAAATGGACAACCATTATCAGATATAGAATTTAAAAGAATACTTACGTTAATTGAAGGAAAAAGCATTTATGACTCTGCAAAAATCTTGCGTGATAAGCTGCTGATTGAACGTGAAGATGGTACACAATTATATGTAGAACTCCTAAACACAAAGGATTGGTGCAAGAACCTATTCCAAGTAACAACTCAAACAACAGTAAAAGGCATCTATACAAATCGTTATGATGTGACTGTTCTTATTAATGGTTTGCCACTTGTACAAATCGAACTGAAACGTCGTGGTTTAGATTTTAAAGAAGCATTCAATCAAATCCAGCGGTATCGTCGTCACACATTTTCTGGTTTGTATCGTTTCCTTCAAATCTTTGTTGTAACTAATGGAATTGATACGAAATACTTCTCGAACTCCGACTACGACATTCAATTTGGCTTTACATTCTTTTGGTCTGACGAGGAGAATGTACTAATCACAAATTTGCAAGAGTTCAGTCAAGCTTTCTTACAACCGTGCCATCTAGCAAAAATGATTAGTCGTTACATGGTTATTAACGATACAGATAAAGCGTTAATGGTCATGCGTCCATACCAAGTTTATGCAGTTGAAGCACTAGTAAAGCGTGCTACTGAAACAAAGAATAATGGATACATTTGGCACACGACAGGCTCTGGTAAAACATTAACCTCTTTTAAGACTGGTCAAATTCTAGCTGACGAAGAGAGTATTAAAAAAGTATTTTTCCTTGTAGATCGACGAGATTTAGATAGTCAGACAATACAAGAATTTAATAAGTTTCAAAAAGGTTCCGTTGACCGAACTGAAAAAACGGATATACTTATTGAGCAAATAAAAGATCCGATGCGATCTTTTATAGTTACAACGATTGATAAGATGAATAATGCTGTAAAAAACCCTAAATATGCAGAACTAATGGCTCCATATAAGCAAGAGCGTGTAATCTTTATTATAGATGAGTGCCACCGCAGTCAATTTGGTGATATGAGAAAAGAAATTGATCGCCATTTTCAAAACGCTCAATACTTTGGCTTTACTGGAACACCGCGCTTTGTCGAGAATAAAAGTCAGGATGGACGTACAACTGCTGACCTATTTGAGAAGTGTCTACATCATTATTTAATTAAAGATGCAATTCGAGATGGCAATGTACTTGGTTTCTCTGTCGAGTACATTCGTACTTTTTATGCAAATATTAATGAAGATGATGATACAAAAGTACAAGCAATTAATACCGATGAAGTATGGCATGATGAGCGACGTCTCAACTTAATAGCAGACCATATAGTAGATAATCATATTCGACGTTCAAAGAGTAAAGGCTATTGTGCTCTGTTTGCAGTCGATTCAATTCCGACACTTATTAAGTACTATGACATTTTAAAACAGAAGGACCACAAATTAAAGATTGCTGGTATTTACTCGTATGGACAAAATGAGGAAAGCGATGGTACTGTCGAACATTCTCGTGAAGCCTTAGACCGCATGATTGTAGATTATAATAAGATGTATAACACTGACTTTTCTACTGAGACATGGGATCGGTACTTTTCCGATGTTTCTAAGAAAGTGAAGCATGCACAAATCGATATTTTACTTGTCGTGAAGATGTTCCTAACTGGTTTTGATAGCAAGCCACTTAACACTTTATATGTAGACAAAAACATGGTGTATCATGACTTACTTCAAGCGTATAGTCGTACCAATCGTGTTGAGAAATCTACAAAGCCATATGGTAACATCGTTTGCTACCGCAATCTAAAAGAAAAAACAGATGATGCCATTAAGCTATTCTCTCGAACAGATAATGTAGATACAGTATTAATGTCTAGTTACGATGAGTATCTTAAAGCTTTTAAAGAAGCATTGGTAAAATTGAGAGAAATTGCAGTTATTCCTGAAGAAGTAGATGAACTAGAACGTGAAGAAGATAAACGAAAATTCATTGTAGCATTCAAAAATGTTACGAAAATGCTCCAACGTTTGCAGTCATTTTCTGATTTCGAATTTGATGAAACAGAACTAAAGATTTCACAGCAGTCTTACGAAGATTACAAAAGCAAATACTTTAAGGTTTATGAAGAGTTTAAGCGTAGTGATGTGCCAAAAGAGTCCATTCTGCATGATATCGACTTTGAATTAGAACTGATGCATACAGACCGAATCAATGTCAGTTACATTTTGAACCTGGTTGCGAATTTGAACACTGAGGACCAAAAAGAACGTGAAAAAGAAATCCGTTTCATTAAGCAAGAATTAGACCATGCATCTGATCCGAAGCTACGTCTAAAAATTGAACTAATTAAAGGCTTCTTGGACAAGGTTGCACCTTCTTTAGCGCCTAATGAATCTGTAATTGATGCATACAATCGCTATGAAGAAGAAATGAGCGAACAGGAACTCACATCTTTTGCAAAAGAAGTAGACATTGAAGATAGCGTATTACGTGAACAAGTATCTTCCTATGAATACTCGAACTTAATTGAAAAGAATGCTATTATGGACTCCTTATCTGGTTCCTTCTTGAAGAAAAACAAAGCGATTAAACACATCACATCATTTATCCGTGACTTTACAGAAAAATATGGTGCTTAA
- a CDS encoding restriction endonuclease subunit S yields MKLYEKAQFTQGAFVNRLETFSDNIETLNIRQFSLKQFNETLGLTYRISNEKSAEITVPKEKLSPQLLTDTNSLVLHTHTQKVALLPEKYSGLLLTNNFIKIQLTSDVDLAFFEWYFNEHPSIQKQLSVLSEGTSTSLLKLSHLKDLEINLPSLQKQKTIGKIAQLKKLKNSLLAEKRELEELYIQQKLFQSINLN; encoded by the coding sequence GTGAAACTTTATGAAAAAGCACAATTCACACAAGGGGCTTTTGTAAATCGTTTAGAAACATTTTCTGACAACATCGAAACATTAAATATACGACAGTTTTCACTTAAGCAATTTAACGAAACTCTTGGACTAACTTATAGAATATCGAATGAGAAAAGTGCTGAAATAACTGTACCTAAAGAAAAATTATCACCACAACTATTAACGGATACAAACAGTTTAGTTCTACACACACATACCCAAAAAGTTGCTTTGTTACCTGAGAAATATAGTGGGTTACTATTAACTAATAACTTTATTAAAATTCAATTGACTAGCGATGTAGATTTAGCCTTCTTTGAATGGTACTTTAATGAGCATCCATCAATTCAAAAACAATTATCTGTGTTAAGTGAAGGAACAAGTACTTCATTGTTAAAGCTTTCTCATTTAAAGGACTTAGAAATTAACTTACCATCTCTTCAAAAGCAAAAAACTATCGGGAAAATTGCACAATTGAAAAAGCTAAAGAATTCATTATTGGCAGAAAAACGTGAATTAGAAGAGTTATACATTCAACAAAAATTATTCCAAAGTATTAATCTGAATTAA
- a CDS encoding type I restriction-modification system subunit M yields the protein MTTSEKQRQQQAELHKKLWAMANDLRGQMDANEFKDYILGLIFYRYLSEKVEARAEKLLKDDNISYAKAWESDEYREDLAEYLIDELGYVVEPQFLFSRFLEEIEKGANGKFDVEMLQNGVKAIESSTLGTESQDDFQNLFDDMDLASSRLGRTVKDRTNLISKVIVNIASIPFLQDDVEIDILGDAYEYMISQFAANAGKKAGEFYTPQQVSRILAKIVTAGKSEIRDVYDGACGSGSLLLRVGKEAKVHKYYGQEKVSTTYNLARMNMLLHDVPYQRFDIQNADTIEEPQHIEQRFEAIVANPPYSAKWSADDKFKDDERFSAYAKLAPKSKADFAFIQHFIHQLDDNGTMAIVLPHGVLFRGAAEEAIRKYLIEEKNYLDAIIGLPSNIFYGTSIPTCILVFKKCRKHDDNILFIDASSEFEKGKNQNHLSDENVEKIIATFLNRKTMHKYSYAATLNEIKENDYNLNIPRYVDTFEEEEPIDLQEVAQRLKELDKEITEVDQELEKYFKELGV from the coding sequence ATGACGACAAGTGAAAAACAACGTCAACAACAAGCTGAATTACATAAAAAATTATGGGCAATGGCAAATGACTTACGAGGTCAAATGGATGCTAACGAATTCAAGGATTATATCTTAGGATTAATTTTCTATCGTTACTTATCCGAGAAAGTAGAAGCACGTGCAGAAAAGTTACTAAAAGATGACAACATCTCTTATGCAAAAGCATGGGAAAGTGACGAGTACCGTGAGGACTTAGCGGAATATCTTATTGACGAGTTAGGATATGTTGTAGAGCCACAATTCCTGTTCTCACGTTTTCTTGAAGAGATTGAAAAAGGTGCAAATGGTAAGTTCGATGTAGAGATGCTACAGAATGGTGTAAAGGCAATTGAGTCATCTACTTTAGGTACGGAAAGCCAAGACGACTTCCAAAATCTATTCGATGATATGGATTTAGCTTCTTCACGCTTAGGACGTACAGTTAAGGATCGTACAAATCTTATCAGTAAAGTAATTGTTAATATTGCTAGTATTCCATTCCTACAAGATGACGTTGAAATTGATATCTTAGGTGACGCATACGAATACATGATTTCTCAATTCGCAGCAAACGCAGGGAAAAAAGCTGGTGAGTTCTATACACCACAACAAGTGTCTAGGATTTTAGCAAAGATTGTAACTGCTGGAAAATCAGAAATTCGTGATGTTTATGATGGTGCTTGTGGTTCAGGTTCTTTGCTACTTCGTGTAGGTAAAGAAGCGAAAGTACACAAATATTACGGGCAAGAAAAGGTATCAACTACATACAACCTAGCTCGTATGAATATGTTGCTACATGATGTTCCTTACCAACGTTTCGATATTCAAAATGCTGATACAATAGAAGAACCACAACATATCGAACAACGCTTTGAAGCAATAGTTGCCAATCCTCCATACTCAGCAAAATGGAGTGCAGATGACAAATTTAAAGATGATGAACGCTTTAGTGCTTATGCAAAACTAGCACCAAAGTCAAAAGCAGATTTTGCCTTCATCCAGCACTTTATACATCAACTAGATGATAATGGAACAATGGCTATTGTATTGCCTCATGGTGTCCTATTCCGTGGAGCAGCAGAAGAAGCAATACGCAAATATTTAATTGAAGAAAAGAATTACCTAGACGCTATTATCGGATTACCTTCAAATATATTCTATGGCACCAGTATTCCAACATGTATCCTTGTATTCAAGAAATGTCGTAAGCATGACGACAATATCTTATTTATTGATGCATCGAGTGAATTTGAAAAAGGAAAAAACCAAAATCACTTATCAGACGAAAACGTTGAAAAAATCATCGCTACATTCTTAAATCGCAAAACAATGCACAAGTATTCTTATGCAGCAACATTGAACGAAATCAAAGAAAATGACTACAATTTAAATATTCCTCGCTACGTGGATACATTTGAAGAAGAAGAACCGATTGATTTACAAGAAGTAGCTCAACGACTGAAAGAACTTGATAAAGAAATCACGGAAGTAGATCAAGAGTTAGAGAAGTACTTTAAAGAGTTGGGGGTGTAA
- a CDS encoding restriction endonuclease subunit S, with amino-acid sequence MQTPKLRFSGFECEWKTKKLHEIGQFKNGINKSKEDFGHGNSFVNLNDVFGKTSIKNSNFGLVKVNKKDLVEYNLKKGDVLFIRSSVKPSGVGLTSVVLEDLIETTFSGFLIRFRDTEINLDIKFKEFCFSTPSFRKKLLAKSTISANTNINQESLKSLSINIPFKEEQRKIGEFFSLINKNILLQQEKIELLKEQKKGYTQKIFSQEKRFKDKDGLEFPKWSRQKLGNFTERVTRKNSDLKTKRPLTISAQHGLIDQVEFFNKTVASQNLTGYYLLQKGEYAYNKSYSNGYPLGAIKRLNNYENGALSTLYICFKTNENVNSDFLVHYFDSTQWHKEVSLICVEGARNHGLLNVSVSEFFETLHYLPCLEEQLIIAKFFDSINKQIKLNELTLKNLQKQKKAYMQQMFI; translated from the coding sequence ATGCAGACTCCAAAACTAAGGTTTAGTGGTTTTGAATGTGAGTGGAAAACAAAAAAATTACACGAAATTGGTCAATTTAAAAACGGTATTAATAAAAGCAAAGAAGATTTTGGGCATGGAAATTCTTTCGTAAATCTAAATGATGTATTTGGAAAAACTAGTATTAAAAATTCAAATTTTGGTCTAGTCAAAGTTAACAAAAAAGATTTAGTAGAATACAATTTAAAAAAAGGTGATGTACTTTTTATTCGATCATCAGTAAAACCTTCAGGTGTAGGCCTAACTTCAGTTGTTTTAGAAGACCTTATAGAAACTACTTTTAGCGGGTTCTTAATTAGATTTAGAGATACAGAAATTAATTTAGATATTAAATTTAAAGAATTCTGTTTTTCAACTCCTAGTTTTAGGAAAAAGTTACTTGCAAAAAGCACCATAAGTGCTAACACGAATATTAATCAAGAAAGTTTGAAGTCTCTATCAATTAATATTCCCTTTAAAGAAGAACAACGTAAAATTGGTGAATTTTTCAGTTTAATAAATAAGAACATCCTACTACAACAAGAAAAAATAGAGTTGCTGAAGGAACAGAAAAAAGGCTATACGCAAAAGATTTTTAGTCAAGAAAAAAGATTTAAAGATAAGGATGGCCTAGAGTTTCCAAAATGGTCACGTCAGAAACTTGGAAATTTTACGGAACGGGTTACAAGAAAAAATTCTGACTTAAAAACTAAAAGACCATTAACTATTTCTGCACAGCATGGCCTAATTGATCAAGTTGAATTTTTTAACAAAACTGTTGCTTCTCAAAATTTAACAGGTTATTACTTACTTCAGAAAGGGGAATATGCTTACAACAAAAGTTATTCTAATGGTTACCCATTAGGTGCGATAAAACGATTAAATAACTATGAAAATGGTGCTTTATCTACACTTTATATTTGTTTTAAAACAAATGAGAATGTAAATAGTGATTTCTTAGTCCACTATTTCGACTCTACTCAGTGGCACAAAGAAGTATCATTAATCTGTGTAGAAGGAGCCCGAAATCACGGGCTATTAAATGTAAGTGTATCTGAGTTTTTTGAAACTCTACATTACTTACCTTGCCTAGAAGAACAATTAATAATTGCTAAATTCTTTGATAGTATAAATAAACAGATTAAACTAAATGAACTAACATTAAAGAATTTACAAAAGCAAAAGAAAGCTTACATGCAACAAATGTTTATCTAA
- a CDS encoding competence protein CoiA family protein, whose product MPRYAYIPFNANYIEKLPNVEEDYFRDYKVFRVDSTTITDSECSIIKKELRGFFCYSCDSKMKFRNQKNRHNHFAHISKKECFEAESLAHASVKKDLYNRFKNRGYKVAMERTFKSGIKKVRTDVAVIEMSDILAIEVQASPSIKRSTIAERTNAYANEAIPTAWVIVLDSFFGKGNFTSTKESVLVKNEDGTSSYVERLLPYSVSTPFVITVDVPKSFYFILDIYKYVVAVSHDGHFFMIRRTDIIGDNLEIFRVQQEKVVDTLLATELISIDYIPESKVNNKPLDELEHRDGLHLDDNIELEGERLLKEFGIDFNKAYEEEIEQLKSDEPLDILLVIEETKRREKLNSKKIQLLNQLDKQIIELREQFYTIQAIYVEMEDRLEELAIRIEMERMEQEQTRKLQEHYKEQKPVKELLLTQVEKSFKEKSLGQLTTFSTVNFPYITEPLFTYVIDRLKRDIREVLDNDMDIDLEALEIGLLLNKVIMEKKKKIEEQKQQLKEEQEKKESLRKLVENKRNEEQLSFENEQKEKLCDEINKMQSDLGTTIVRDINKLKQKNLKEVKEIHRSVLNQYERMSQMSLF is encoded by the coding sequence ATGCCACGATATGCTTATATACCTTTCAATGCCAACTACATTGAAAAGCTACCAAACGTAGAAGAAGATTATTTCAGAGATTATAAAGTTTTTAGGGTGGACTCAACAACGATTACAGATTCAGAGTGTTCAATAATTAAAAAGGAACTTAGAGGCTTCTTTTGTTATTCTTGTGATTCAAAAATGAAATTTCGTAACCAAAAAAACAGACATAATCATTTTGCTCATATTAGTAAAAAAGAATGCTTTGAAGCGGAAAGTTTAGCACATGCTTCAGTAAAAAAAGATCTTTATAATAGATTCAAGAACAGGGGCTATAAAGTAGCAATGGAAAGGACCTTTAAATCTGGAATTAAAAAGGTTCGTACGGATGTTGCGGTTATAGAAATGTCAGATATTCTAGCAATAGAAGTTCAAGCTAGCCCTTCAATAAAACGATCAACAATAGCTGAGAGAACAAATGCGTACGCTAATGAAGCTATACCTACAGCGTGGGTAATAGTTTTAGACTCTTTTTTCGGAAAAGGTAATTTTACATCAACTAAAGAATCAGTTTTGGTGAAAAATGAGGACGGAACTTCAAGTTATGTGGAGCGATTACTACCTTATTCGGTATCAACCCCATTTGTTATAACTGTTGATGTGCCAAAAAGCTTTTATTTTATATTAGACATATATAAATATGTAGTTGCAGTTAGTCATGATGGGCACTTTTTCATGATTAGAAGAACAGACATCATAGGAGATAATTTAGAAATTTTTCGAGTCCAACAAGAAAAAGTAGTGGATACTCTTTTAGCAACAGAATTAATTTCTATTGATTATATACCAGAAAGCAAAGTGAATAATAAACCTTTAGATGAATTAGAACATAGAGACGGTTTACATCTAGATGATAATATTGAACTCGAAGGTGAAAGGTTATTAAAAGAATTTGGTATAGATTTTAATAAGGCTTATGAAGAAGAAATAGAACAACTAAAATCAGACGAACCGTTAGATATCCTTTTAGTAATAGAAGAAACTAAAAGAAGGGAAAAACTAAATTCTAAGAAAATACAATTATTAAATCAACTAGATAAACAAATAATCGAATTGAGAGAACAGTTTTATACAATTCAAGCAATTTATGTAGAAATGGAAGATAGATTAGAAGAATTAGCAATAAGGATTGAAATGGAAAGAATGGAGCAAGAACAAACAAGAAAATTGCAGGAACATTACAAAGAACAAAAACCAGTAAAGGAGTTATTGTTAACTCAAGTTGAAAAAAGCTTTAAAGAGAAATCATTAGGACAACTAACGACCTTTTCAACGGTGAATTTCCCATACATCACTGAACCGTTATTTACATATGTAATTGATCGATTAAAAAGGGATATAAGAGAAGTTTTAGATAACGACATGGATATTGATCTAGAGGCTTTAGAGATTGGTTTATTATTAAATAAGGTAATAATGGAAAAAAAGAAAAAAATCGAGGAACAAAAACAACAATTAAAAGAAGAACAAGAGAAAAAAGAATCCTTAAGAAAATTAGTTGAGAATAAAAGAAACGAAGAACAACTATCATTTGAAAATGAACAGAAGGAAAAGTTGTGCGATGAAATTAATAAGATGCAAAGTGATTTAGGGACTACTATTGTTAGAGATATAAATAAATTAAAGCAAAAGAATTTAAAAGAAGTTAAGGAAATCCATCGGAGTGTATTAAATCAGTATGAGAGAATGTCGCAGATGTCTTTATTTTGA
- a CDS encoding GTPase family protein, producing the protein MAIDKVKAKELLESIDEVFDVFTKGLNEETKNFLKKAVMGPAIDEIRKLVEDSRPPVLLVMGRSGHGKSSIINALAGKHVATVNDVKPQTPETVPYVITFKESYSTWQIVDTRGIFETTKPSEAKEEDAVTVLKNSIVKYSPDVIMHVISTPSTRNLSNDLKVYKEIMDEVNKEHKISIPTILVLNKADTIGNPREWPPEENAKKTGLLLDVIDYMTKDVLNVERTPLNINYQYRGYTFNEGNYVGIIPVCSLEGDLWNIQSLSDLIGNNLVEEAKLDFFQAQKRNEQLRKVSSSLIKRFTAIASGVGSTPIPIADIAILTPLQLLLITIIGGLSGKEISKETAYEYLAAAGVNVGAAFGVREGARQLSKLIPVGGAVISGGIAGAATYSIGKSAEAYFFYDKNVKLKEIKKEIKKEIKDIDIQKIETIKDKWKVFKFDRKQIMEDEKRK; encoded by the coding sequence ATGGCAATTGACAAAGTAAAGGCAAAGGAACTGTTAGAGTCAATCGATGAGGTATTCGATGTTTTTACTAAAGGCCTAAATGAAGAAACAAAAAACTTTCTTAAGAAAGCAGTAATGGGACCTGCAATTGATGAGATAAGGAAATTAGTAGAAGATAGCAGGCCGCCTGTACTGTTGGTAATGGGGAGAAGTGGACACGGAAAGTCTTCTATTATTAATGCATTAGCAGGTAAGCATGTTGCAACTGTAAATGATGTGAAACCTCAAACTCCAGAAACGGTTCCATATGTTATCACATTTAAAGAGTCATATTCCACATGGCAAATCGTTGATACTAGGGGGATTTTTGAAACTACAAAGCCATCAGAAGCTAAAGAAGAAGATGCCGTAACTGTATTGAAAAATAGTATTGTTAAGTATTCACCAGATGTCATTATGCATGTCATTAGTACTCCCTCAACAAGAAACCTCTCAAATGATTTGAAAGTTTACAAAGAAATTATGGATGAAGTAAATAAAGAGCATAAGATAAGTATACCTACTATACTTGTATTAAATAAAGCAGATACAATAGGAAATCCAAGAGAATGGCCCCCTGAAGAAAATGCGAAAAAGACAGGTCTGTTATTAGATGTTATTGATTATATGACGAAAGATGTTTTAAATGTAGAACGTACTCCTTTAAATATTAATTATCAATATCGAGGATATACTTTTAATGAAGGCAATTATGTTGGTATTATTCCCGTTTGTTCACTTGAAGGTGACTTGTGGAATATTCAAAGTCTATCAGACCTTATTGGAAACAACCTTGTAGAAGAGGCTAAGTTAGATTTTTTTCAGGCACAGAAAAGAAATGAACAACTAAGGAAAGTATCATCATCACTTATCAAAAGGTTCACTGCTATAGCAAGTGGGGTAGGCAGTACACCGATACCAATAGCAGATATAGCTATACTGACACCATTACAGCTTTTATTAATAACTATTATTGGTGGTTTATCGGGAAAAGAAATATCAAAGGAAACAGCCTATGAGTATTTAGCTGCGGCCGGTGTAAATGTTGGTGCTGCATTCGGAGTTAGGGAAGGTGCCCGTCAACTATCAAAATTAATTCCTGTTGGTGGTGCTGTCATATCTGGCGGTATTGCAGGGGCTGCGACCTACTCAATAGGTAAATCTGCTGAGGCTTATTTCTTCTATGATAAAAATGTGAAACTGAAAGAAATCAAAAAAGAGATTAAAAAAGAAATCAAAGACATCGACATTCAGAAGATAGAAACTATAAAAGATAAATGGAAAGTTTTCAAATTTGATAGAAAACAAATTATGGAAGATGAAAAAAGAAAGTAG